A single window of Bradyrhizobium daqingense DNA harbors:
- a CDS encoding cysteine hydrolase family protein, translating into MRDSASDVAEIRNAVHLCIDMQNIFAPGGLWATPWMERVLPTIATIVSRHPIRTVFTRFITPQDPEDRPGQWQRYFQRWHQATRRHLPPSALELVPALNRFVPPAAVIDKPAYSAFSNPALASLLIEKKVGTVVISGAETDVCVLSTVLSAVDLGFRIVIVEDALCSSSDVGHDALMTMYRTRFHGQVDLVTAEELEEFWRE; encoded by the coding sequence ATGAGAGACAGCGCGTCGGATGTTGCCGAGATCAGGAATGCGGTTCACCTCTGCATCGACATGCAGAACATTTTTGCTCCCGGCGGACTCTGGGCGACGCCATGGATGGAGCGGGTGCTGCCGACCATCGCCACGATCGTGTCCCGCCATCCCATCAGAACGGTCTTCACGCGCTTCATCACGCCGCAGGATCCGGAAGACCGGCCGGGCCAGTGGCAGCGTTATTTCCAGCGCTGGCACCAGGCAACCCGCAGGCATCTTCCACCATCCGCACTCGAATTGGTGCCGGCCCTCAACAGGTTCGTTCCTCCGGCGGCCGTCATCGACAAGCCGGCCTATTCTGCGTTCAGCAATCCCGCACTTGCGAGCCTGCTGATCGAGAAGAAGGTCGGCACCGTCGTGATCTCAGGCGCAGAGACCGATGTCTGCGTACTCTCGACGGTGCTGAGCGCAGTCGACCTCGGCTTCAGGATCGTGATCGTCGAGGACGCGCTGTGCAGCTCGTCCGATGTCGGGCACGATGCGCTGATGACGATGTACCGCACCCGCTTTCACGGTCAGGTCGACCTCGTGACCGCCGAGGAGCTGGAGGAGTTCTGGCGCGAATAG
- a CDS encoding FliM/FliN family flagellar motor switch protein: MPTLDKVTVDLMVVLGTTTMPIHQVLRLSRGAIIELDATEADEVKVLANNLPVASGVVLVDRNRIAVEVKQMLPRSPGTR; this comes from the coding sequence GTGCCCACTCTCGATAAAGTCACCGTGGATCTCATGGTCGTCCTCGGAACGACCACGATGCCGATCCATCAGGTATTACGTCTTTCCCGCGGCGCCATCATCGAGCTGGACGCAACGGAGGCCGATGAGGTCAAGGTTTTGGCCAACAATCTGCCGGTCGCCTCAGGCGTCGTGCTGGTCGATCGCAACCGCATCGCGGTCGAGGTCAAGCAGATGCTGCCGCGCTCGCCGGGGACGCGCTAG
- a CDS encoding GbsR/MarR family transcriptional regulator has product MTEITGKKKLPAAVERFILHWGDMGDEWGVNRSVSQIHGLLYLAEAPMTAEDIADTLGMARSNVSNSLKELLAWNLIRRVPILGDRRDHYEAETDVWEVAARIAARRKEREIDPAIAALQACVSDAADDPTISPVASKRLKEMLAFTELADHWFMQMLKVPRPRLVALMRLGEKVANLLPLGKAK; this is encoded by the coding sequence ATGACAGAAATAACCGGCAAGAAGAAACTTCCCGCCGCGGTCGAACGCTTCATTCTGCATTGGGGCGACATGGGCGACGAGTGGGGCGTCAACCGATCGGTCAGTCAAATCCATGGGCTGCTCTATCTGGCCGAGGCGCCGATGACGGCCGAGGATATTGCCGACACGCTCGGCATGGCGCGCTCCAATGTCTCGAACTCGCTAAAGGAGTTGCTGGCCTGGAATCTGATCCGGCGGGTGCCGATTCTCGGCGACCGCCGCGACCACTACGAAGCCGAGACCGACGTCTGGGAGGTCGCCGCCAGGATCGCGGCGCGGCGCAAGGAGCGGGAGATCGATCCGGCGATCGCGGCGCTGCAGGCCTGCGTGTCCGATGCCGCTGATGATCCGACCATCAGTCCGGTTGCGAGCAAGCGGCTGAAAGAAATGCTCGCCTTCACCGAGCTCGCCGACCACTGGTTCATGCAGATGCTGAAGGTGCCGCGGCCGCGGCTGGTCGCCTTGATGCGGCTTGGCGAGAAGGTCGCCAACCTGCTGCCGCTGGGCAAGGCCAAATAG
- a CDS encoding DUF4166 domain-containing protein: MTSARISGSSASTSTHTKLFDDRRFRALLSDEDWGRLPLATWRRFSKRVADGDSVVYVGIVDEVAFSNPGWWLAQAAKLIGGPLPTGRDIGVPMIVTVTEDGATGGQTWTRICARKRGFPQVIHSAKRFAGPTGLEEYVGFGVSMALRIAVEGETLTFRSAGYGLQLGHLWIPLPAWLTPGDLTVTHRDLGEGAFRFTLDVIHPRYGALIHQSASFREAVS; this comes from the coding sequence ATGACGTCGGCTCGAATATCAGGCTCCAGCGCATCGACCTCCACGCACACAAAACTGTTCGACGATCGCCGCTTTCGCGCGCTGCTGTCGGACGAGGATTGGGGTCGCCTGCCGCTCGCGACCTGGCGGCGCTTTTCCAAGCGTGTCGCCGACGGCGACAGCGTCGTCTATGTCGGAATCGTCGACGAGGTCGCGTTCAGCAACCCCGGCTGGTGGTTGGCGCAAGCAGCAAAGCTGATCGGCGGGCCGCTGCCGACCGGTCGCGACATCGGCGTCCCCATGATCGTGACTGTTACCGAGGACGGCGCAACCGGCGGCCAGACCTGGACGCGCATCTGCGCGCGCAAGCGCGGCTTTCCGCAAGTGATCCATTCGGCAAAGCGCTTCGCAGGTCCGACCGGGCTCGAAGAATATGTCGGTTTCGGCGTCTCGATGGCCCTCCGCATCGCCGTCGAAGGCGAGACGCTGACCTTCCGCAGCGCCGGTTATGGCTTGCAGCTCGGACATCTTTGGATCCCGCTGCCGGCATGGCTCACGCCGGGCGATCTCACCGTTACGCATCGCGACCTCGGTGAGGGCGCCTTCCGCTTCACCCTCGATGTCATTCATCCGCGTTACGGCGCGCTGATCCATCAGTCCGCCTCGTTCAGGGAGGCCGTATCATGA
- a CDS encoding DUF305 domain-containing protein, whose amino-acid sequence MAAAALGLISSTFSTIVSQLVAARIGRDAAVDWMTVAAIPARDWAISAEPSWSAMLAGITFHQWADFSWALVFFGVLGRWTADLRPLTILLLALPWAVFTSSVEWFVLVPLFPFWQPLFTLQQPYWMGLLVHASSAVMYPLFTRLRWRRGAAPARDIRFTNAWVTGALAAIALAGTVALFGNRGYEPRWLGHDRDADQTYIRHMTAHHVQGIELARMGAERAQDPHLGKLAMLMIASQTGENRIFENWWLSWFDTEMPDCSTEERAAMPGMLTQAEMRQLRTIAPERFDAAFIEAMTRHHKGAVKMADGMWRSRGDLRLRVMAHAIRHEQQGEIALMQGVSGVAAVRAAFRNMLSDNVN is encoded by the coding sequence ATGGCCGCAGCCGCGCTCGGCCTGATCAGCAGCACCTTCTCCACCATCGTCAGCCAGCTCGTCGCCGCGCGCATCGGCCGCGATGCGGCGGTCGACTGGATGACGGTTGCCGCCATTCCCGCGCGCGATTGGGCCATCAGCGCCGAGCCGTCGTGGAGCGCGATGCTGGCCGGCATCACCTTCCACCAATGGGCCGATTTTTCCTGGGCGCTGGTCTTTTTCGGCGTGCTCGGGCGCTGGACCGCCGATCTGCGGCCGCTGACGATCCTGCTGCTCGCGCTGCCCTGGGCGGTGTTCACCTCGAGCGTGGAATGGTTCGTGCTGGTGCCGCTGTTTCCCTTCTGGCAACCGCTGTTCACATTGCAGCAGCCCTACTGGATGGGACTGCTCGTGCACGCCTCATCCGCCGTGATGTATCCGCTGTTCACTAGGCTGCGCTGGAGGCGCGGCGCCGCACCGGCGCGGGACATCCGTTTCACCAATGCGTGGGTCACCGGCGCTCTCGCCGCAATCGCGCTGGCCGGAACGGTCGCACTGTTCGGCAACCGTGGTTATGAACCGCGATGGCTGGGCCATGACAGGGATGCCGACCAGACCTATATCCGCCATATGACCGCGCATCACGTTCAGGGCATCGAGCTTGCGCGCATGGGTGCGGAGCGCGCGCAGGATCCGCATCTGGGAAAGCTCGCGATGCTGATGATCGCGAGCCAGACCGGCGAGAACCGGATTTTTGAGAACTGGTGGCTGAGCTGGTTCGACACCGAGATGCCGGATTGCAGCACTGAAGAACGCGCGGCCATGCCGGGCATGTTGACCCAGGCCGAAATGCGGCAGCTCAGGACCATCGCACCGGAGCGGTTCGACGCCGCCTTCATCGAGGCGATGACGCGGCATCACAAGGGTGCGGTCAAGATGGCCGACGGCATGTGGCGCAGCCGCGGCGATCTGCGTCTGCGCGTCATGGCACACGCCATTCGTCATGAGCAGCAGGGCGAGATCGCCTTGATGCAAGGTGTCAGCGGCGTTGCCGCGGTGCGCGCGGCGTTCCGCAACATGCTCAGCGACAACGTCAACTGA
- a CDS encoding TIGR01777 family oxidoreductase: MTPLLWTLIAIQIAMGVFDTFYHHEFTERLAWRPSQRFELKLHGIRNMLYALLFLVLGWLEVYGVLALLIVAVLVAEIVITLMDFVEEDLSRKLPPSERINHTLLAINYGAILVLLLPVLIGWAMRPLGATIVYQGLLSIAATACAIGAALCGLRDFAAMRRLGRMRSVAAHGLVEKLASRKTVLITGATGFIGSRLAASLSGAGHDVIALIRNPAKAEMLPPPVTLITSLDQLAAATQIDAIVNLAGEPIGNGLWTEAKRAKIIGSRVDMTGEVVKLIARLDRKPEVLVSGSAIGWYGLWADQVLTESAKSHASFSHELCAAWEAAARPAEELGVRVVYLRIGLVLGTEGGFITRMLTPFEFGLGGPLGTGRQWMSWIERDDLIRLIAYVMATPDLSGPVNATAPIPVTNAKFTEELGRRLHRPAIFRIPGSLLRRVGGGFADELLLGGQRVLPNKALSRGFVFRHETLRSAFEAIL, from the coding sequence ATGACGCCGCTGCTGTGGACGCTCATCGCCATCCAGATCGCGATGGGCGTGTTCGACACCTTCTATCACCATGAATTCACCGAGCGCCTGGCCTGGCGTCCGTCGCAGCGCTTCGAGCTGAAGCTGCACGGCATCCGCAACATGCTCTATGCGCTGCTGTTCCTGGTGCTCGGCTGGCTGGAGGTTTACGGTGTGCTGGCGCTTCTGATCGTCGCGGTGCTGGTGGCCGAGATCGTCATCACCTTGATGGATTTCGTCGAGGAGGATCTGAGCCGGAAGCTGCCGCCGAGCGAGCGCATCAATCACACGCTGCTGGCGATCAACTACGGCGCCATCCTGGTGCTGCTGCTGCCGGTGCTGATCGGATGGGCGATGCGGCCCCTCGGCGCGACCATCGTCTATCAGGGCCTGCTCAGCATCGCCGCGACCGCCTGTGCGATCGGCGCGGCGCTGTGCGGCCTCAGGGACTTTGCGGCGATGCGCCGGCTTGGCCGCATGCGCAGCGTTGCCGCGCACGGGCTCGTCGAGAAGCTCGCCAGCCGAAAGACCGTGCTGATCACTGGGGCCACCGGCTTCATCGGCAGCCGCCTGGCGGCGAGCCTCAGCGGGGCAGGGCACGACGTCATCGCGTTGATCCGCAATCCGGCGAAAGCCGAGATGCTGCCGCCGCCGGTCACGCTGATCACAAGTCTCGATCAGCTCGCCGCGGCCACGCAGATCGATGCCATCGTCAACCTCGCCGGCGAGCCGATCGGCAACGGGCTGTGGACCGAGGCGAAGCGCGCGAAGATCATCGGCTCGCGCGTCGATATGACGGGCGAGGTCGTGAAACTGATCGCGCGGCTGGATCGCAAACCCGAGGTGCTCGTCAGCGGCTCGGCGATCGGCTGGTATGGTCTGTGGGCCGACCAGGTGCTGACGGAATCGGCGAAGTCCCACGCCAGCTTCAGCCACGAGCTGTGCGCGGCCTGGGAGGCGGCGGCGCGGCCGGCGGAGGAGCTCGGCGTCCGCGTGGTCTATTTACGCATCGGCCTCGTGCTCGGCACCGAAGGCGGCTTCATCACGCGCATGCTGACGCCGTTCGAGTTCGGGCTCGGTGGTCCGCTCGGCACCGGGCGGCAGTGGATGTCCTGGATCGAGCGCGACGATCTGATCCGGCTGATCGCCTATGTGATGGCAACGCCCGATCTCAGCGGACCCGTCAATGCCACCGCGCCGATCCCGGTGACCAATGCAAAATTCACCGAAGAGCTCGGCCGCCGACTGCACCGGCCCGCGATATTTCGTATTCCCGGCAGCCTGTTGCGCCGGGTCGGCGGCGGCTTTGCCGACGAACTGCTGCTCGGCGGTCAGCGCGTGCTGCCGAACAAGGCACTGAGCCGCGGCTTCGTATTCCGCCACGAGACATTGCGTAGCGCGTTCGAGGCGATCCTGTGA
- a CDS encoding LysR family transcriptional regulator: MTATLDITTVQAFLLVADLQSFTRAAEALGTTQAAVSLKLQRLETLLEKRLVERSPRAVRLTADGAAFVDRARALMTAHDLALSGDAPAAQSLSLGISDHAAGPELVPLLERLHAMSSNLTLAVTIGFSREMQDAYDAGELDAVIVRQEGSRRGGEKLTEDEFGWFAARRFTLPKGDALPLATLAPPCGVRAVAVRALEKAGLAWRERFVGGGVTAVVAAALAGLAIAPLARRIAPAGLVDIGPAHKLPKLGSSKVMLHSKVSDPAKLVALRAVAATFRSVAA, translated from the coding sequence ATGACAGCCACACTCGACATCACCACCGTCCAGGCCTTCCTGCTGGTCGCCGACCTCCAGAGCTTCACCCGCGCCGCCGAAGCGCTCGGCACGACGCAGGCCGCCGTCAGCCTCAAGCTGCAGCGGCTGGAAACGCTGCTGGAGAAGCGCCTCGTCGAGCGCTCCCCACGCGCCGTCCGGCTGACCGCCGACGGCGCCGCGTTCGTCGATCGCGCCCGCGCGCTGATGACGGCGCACGATCTCGCACTGTCGGGCGACGCGCCGGCCGCGCAGTCGCTCTCGCTCGGCATTTCCGATCACGCTGCTGGGCCGGAGCTGGTGCCCCTGCTCGAACGTCTGCATGCGATGTCGTCGAACCTCACCCTCGCCGTCACCATCGGCTTCTCCCGCGAAATGCAGGATGCGTATGACGCGGGCGAGCTCGATGCGGTGATCGTGCGCCAGGAAGGCAGCCGCCGTGGCGGCGAGAAGCTGACTGAAGACGAATTTGGCTGGTTCGCCGCGCGACGCTTCACGCTGCCAAAGGGCGACGCGTTGCCGCTCGCGACGCTCGCCCCGCCCTGCGGCGTCCGCGCCGTCGCCGTGCGCGCGCTCGAAAAGGCCGGCCTCGCCTGGCGCGAGCGCTTTGTCGGCGGCGGCGTGACGGCAGTGGTCGCTGCTGCTCTCGCCGGACTTGCCATCGCACCACTGGCGCGGCGGATCGCGCCTGCCGGGCTGGTCGATATCGGCCCTGCGCACAAGCTTCCCAAACTCGGCAGCTCGAAGGTGATGCTACATTCGAAGGTCAGCGATCCCGCCAAACTCGTCGCGCTACGCGCAGTGGCGGCGACGTTCCGGAGCGTGGCAGCGTGA
- a CDS encoding CsbD family protein: protein MSKTKGLRQRIVGKAKQAVGEIIGDQELHEDGKAEAERSREEQDKPSELNPLKKLNQLT from the coding sequence ATGAGCAAGACGAAGGGATTACGCCAGCGGATCGTCGGCAAGGCGAAGCAGGCCGTCGGCGAGATCATCGGCGACCAGGAGCTCCACGAGGACGGCAAGGCCGAGGCGGAACGCAGCCGTGAGGAGCAGGACAAACCCAGCGAGCTCAACCCGCTGAAGAAGCTCAATCAGCTCACGTGA
- the lipB gene encoding lipoyl(octanoyl) transferase LipB, whose translation MVNSPQNARQDLDLTSFSAAGGAPVEWRISDAPVPYPEAVAAMEARVAAIAAGEAPELVWLLEHPPLYTSGTSGKESDLLDARFPTFATGRGGQLTYHGPGQRVAYMMLDLKRRRPDVRAYVASLEELILRTLAAFNVRGERREDRVGVWVKRPDKGTDHEDKIAAIGVRLKRWVSFHGIAINVEPELSHFAGIVPCGVVDPRYGVTSLVDLGQLVTMADVDIALRQAFEDLFGPTRALLPEGIA comes from the coding sequence ATGGTTAATTCGCCTCAAAACGCCCGCCAAGACCTCGATTTGACGTCGTTTTCCGCCGCCGGCGGCGCGCCTGTCGAATGGCGAATCTCGGACGCTCCGGTGCCCTATCCGGAGGCCGTGGCCGCAATGGAGGCGCGCGTCGCGGCGATCGCCGCGGGCGAAGCACCGGAGCTGGTCTGGCTGCTGGAACATCCCCCGCTCTACACCTCCGGCACCTCGGGCAAGGAATCGGACCTGCTCGATGCCCGATTCCCGACCTTCGCGACCGGCCGCGGCGGCCAGCTGACCTATCACGGCCCCGGCCAGCGGGTGGCCTACATGATGCTCGATCTGAAGCGCCGCCGGCCGGACGTGCGGGCCTATGTCGCGAGCCTGGAAGAGTTGATTCTGCGGACGCTGGCCGCCTTCAACGTCCGCGGCGAGCGGCGCGAAGACCGGGTCGGCGTCTGGGTGAAGCGGCCCGACAAGGGCACCGATCACGAGGACAAGATCGCGGCGATCGGCGTCCGGCTCAAGCGCTGGGTCTCGTTCCACGGCATCGCCATCAATGTCGAGCCGGAGCTGTCGCATTTCGCCGGCATCGTGCCCTGCGGCGTCGTCGATCCCCGCTACGGCGTCACCTCGCTGGTCGATCTCGGCCAGCTCGTGACCATGGCCGACGTCGATATCGCGCTCCGGCAGGCGTTCGAGGACCTGTTCGGGCCGACCCGCGCGCTGTTGCCGGAAGGCATCGCCTGA
- a CDS encoding DNA helicase, protein MKLSAPIYHLKRKAKRLSREAGIPLNAALDRVAATEGFSAWSMLAAKAAALTPANRLFPQLRPGDLVLVGARPGQGKTLMSLELAVEAMKSGHRAAFFSLEYTERDVLDRLRAIGVRPAQFDKLFEIDCSDAISADYVVKQMAAAPRSTFVVIDYLQLLDQRRENPDLTVQVRALKSFARDKGLIVVFISQIDRSYDPQAKSCPDISDVRLPNPLDLKLFDKTCFINNAEVEFRVTS, encoded by the coding sequence ATGAAGCTGTCTGCGCCGATCTATCATTTGAAACGCAAGGCGAAACGCCTGTCGCGTGAGGCAGGCATTCCACTCAACGCTGCGCTTGACCGCGTCGCCGCGACGGAAGGATTTTCCGCCTGGAGCATGCTTGCGGCGAAAGCGGCCGCGCTGACGCCGGCCAATCGGCTCTTTCCGCAACTCCGGCCGGGCGATCTCGTGCTGGTCGGGGCGCGCCCCGGCCAGGGCAAGACGCTGATGAGCCTCGAACTCGCGGTGGAAGCGATGAAGTCGGGCCATCGCGCCGCGTTCTTCTCGCTCGAATATACCGAGAGAGACGTGCTGGATCGCCTACGGGCGATCGGCGTGCGGCCGGCGCAGTTCGACAAGCTCTTCGAGATCGATTGCTCCGACGCGATCAGCGCCGATTACGTCGTGAAGCAAATGGCCGCAGCGCCGCGCAGCACATTCGTCGTGATCGATTATCTGCAGCTGCTCGACCAGAGACGGGAAAACCCTGATCTCACCGTCCAGGTGCGCGCGCTGAAATCCTTTGCGCGCGACAAGGGGCTGATCGTCGTCTTCATCTCGCAGATCGACCGGTCCTATGATCCCCAGGCAAAATCATGCCCTGATATCAGCGACGTTCGGCTGCCGAACCCGCTCGACCTGAAGCTGTTCGACAAGACTTGCTTCATCAACAACGCCGAGGTTGAGTTCCGCGTGACGAGTTGA
- a CDS encoding alpha-amylase family glycosyl hydrolase produces the protein MSVESRDEAAWWQSAVIYEIALISFQDSNGDGKGDLAGLMSRIDYLRWLGIDAVWLTPVYKSAFRDLGYDISDYCSIDPAFGNLDEFDRLLKALHQAGIRLILDLVPNHTANDHAWFVESASSPNSAKADWYIWADAAENGGPPNNWLSRFGGSAWEWCEARRQYYYHSFLVEQPDLNWRNPDVRAAIADVMRFWLDRGVDGFRVDASAVLIKDELLRDNPPNPQAQGKPPPQRHTPVFTDDRPETMHCIEFIREVIDSYPDRMLCGEVQGKTDRIGHFYSNDRPRLHLPLNFALLDSKWDALSLQATIDAYFNAIPERAWPVWVIGGHDKQRIASKIGAAQMRVLAMLLMTLRGTPFFFMGDEIGRKRVPIPSDRVRDPFEKLVPGYGLCRDPERAPMRWDDSPNGGFTGADPWLPLEPPDGAANVAGQQRDERSVLALFRALMALRREHACLCEGGYQALRSQHDVLAYKRIGRGGEMLIALNIASEPRKWHWQGRGRLLMSTHLDRTPEPLPDATLLLRGNEGVIIVLEPR, from the coding sequence ATGAGCGTCGAGTCCCGTGACGAAGCTGCGTGGTGGCAATCCGCCGTCATCTACGAAATCGCGCTGATCTCCTTCCAGGACTCCAACGGCGACGGCAAGGGAGACCTCGCCGGGCTGATGTCGCGCATCGATTACCTGAGATGGCTCGGCATCGACGCGGTGTGGCTGACGCCGGTCTACAAGAGCGCGTTCCGCGATCTCGGCTACGACATCTCCGACTATTGCTCCATCGATCCTGCCTTCGGCAACCTCGATGAGTTCGATCGCCTGCTCAAGGCCCTGCATCAAGCAGGCATCCGCCTCATCCTCGACCTCGTTCCCAATCACACCGCGAACGATCACGCATGGTTCGTCGAGAGCGCGAGCTCGCCCAACAGCGCGAAGGCCGATTGGTACATTTGGGCCGATGCGGCCGAGAACGGCGGCCCACCCAACAATTGGCTGAGCCGCTTTGGCGGCAGCGCCTGGGAATGGTGCGAGGCGCGGCGGCAATATTATTATCATTCCTTTCTGGTCGAGCAGCCCGATCTCAACTGGCGCAATCCGGACGTGCGTGCCGCGATCGCCGATGTCATGCGCTTCTGGCTCGACCGCGGCGTCGATGGATTCCGCGTCGATGCCAGCGCGGTCCTGATCAAGGACGAACTCTTGCGCGACAATCCGCCGAATCCGCAAGCCCAGGGCAAGCCGCCGCCGCAGCGTCACACGCCCGTCTTCACCGACGACCGGCCGGAGACGATGCACTGCATCGAATTCATCCGGGAGGTCATCGACAGCTATCCGGACCGGATGCTCTGCGGTGAGGTCCAGGGCAAGACCGATCGCATTGGGCACTTCTACAGCAATGACCGGCCGCGCCTGCACCTGCCGCTCAATTTCGCCCTGCTCGACTCGAAATGGGATGCGCTGTCGCTGCAAGCGACGATCGATGCGTATTTCAACGCCATCCCCGAACGTGCCTGGCCGGTCTGGGTCATCGGCGGCCACGACAAGCAGCGGATTGCGAGCAAGATCGGCGCGGCGCAGATGCGCGTGCTGGCGATGCTGCTGATGACGCTGCGCGGAACGCCGTTCTTCTTCATGGGCGACGAGATCGGCCGCAAGCGCGTTCCGATCCCCTCTGACCGCGTCCGCGATCCCTTCGAGAAGCTCGTGCCGGGCTATGGCCTCTGCCGCGATCCCGAACGCGCACCGATGCGCTGGGACGACAGTCCGAACGGCGGCTTCACTGGGGCTGACCCATGGCTGCCGCTGGAGCCGCCCGATGGCGCGGCCAACGTCGCCGGCCAGCAGCGCGACGAACGCTCGGTCCTGGCCCTGTTTCGCGCGCTGATGGCACTGCGCCGTGAGCATGCGTGTTTGTGTGAGGGCGGTTACCAGGCGCTACGATCTCAGCATGACGTTCTCGCCTACAAGCGGATAGGCCGCGGCGGCGAGATGCTGATTGCGCTGAACATCGCGTCTGAACCGCGGAAATGGCACTGGCAAGGTCGCGGCCGCCTGCTGATGTCCACACATCTCGACCGAACGCCAGAGCCGCTGCCTGACGCGACCCTCCTGCTGCGCGGCAACGAAGGCGTGATCATTGTGCTAGAGCCTCGGTAA
- a CDS encoding zinc-dependent alcohol dehydrogenase, giving the protein MKALVWHGKEDIRCDTVTDPEIQDSRDAIIKVTSCAICGSDLHLFHNFIPGMLPGDIMGHETMGEVVEVGSGVNGKLKKGDRIVVPFTIICGECDQCKRGNFSVCETTNRKRHLADKVFGHTTAGLFGYTHLTGGYPGGQAEYLRVPYADATHIKVPPGIPDEQLLFLSDIFPTGWQAAVQCDIEPTDTVAIWGCGPVGQMAIRSAILLGANQVIAIDCLPERLSMAEAGGATTINFETESVLERLKELTDGKGPEKCIDCVGMEAHVMASLPDTLLDRAKQMVMLESDRPHVLREMIYVCRPGGIISVPGVYSGLSDMLPMGAFMNKGLTMRTGQTHVNRWTDDLLRRIEEGEIDPSFVITHTVPLEQGPEMYQVFRDKRDSCVKVVLRP; this is encoded by the coding sequence ATGAAGGCGCTGGTCTGGCATGGCAAAGAGGACATCAGGTGCGACACGGTCACCGATCCGGAGATCCAGGACTCGCGCGACGCCATCATCAAGGTCACGAGCTGCGCCATTTGCGGATCCGACCTCCACCTCTTCCACAATTTCATCCCGGGCATGCTGCCCGGTGACATCATGGGCCACGAGACGATGGGCGAAGTGGTCGAGGTCGGCTCCGGGGTCAATGGCAAGCTGAAGAAGGGCGACCGCATCGTGGTGCCCTTCACGATCATCTGCGGCGAATGCGACCAGTGCAAGCGTGGCAATTTTTCCGTTTGTGAGACCACCAACCGCAAGCGGCATCTCGCCGACAAGGTGTTTGGGCACACCACCGCCGGCCTGTTCGGTTATACGCATCTCACCGGCGGCTATCCCGGCGGCCAGGCCGAATATCTGCGCGTGCCCTATGCCGATGCCACGCACATCAAGGTCCCCCCTGGCATTCCCGACGAGCAGCTGCTGTTCCTCAGCGACATCTTCCCGACCGGCTGGCAGGCCGCGGTGCAATGCGACATCGAGCCGACCGATACAGTCGCGATCTGGGGCTGTGGGCCCGTCGGGCAGATGGCGATCCGCAGCGCCATCCTGCTCGGTGCCAACCAGGTGATCGCGATCGACTGCCTGCCCGAGCGGCTCAGCATGGCGGAAGCCGGCGGCGCCACCACGATCAATTTTGAGACCGAGAGCGTGCTCGAACGGCTGAAGGAGCTGACCGACGGCAAGGGACCGGAGAAGTGCATCGATTGCGTCGGCATGGAAGCCCACGTGATGGCGTCGCTGCCCGACACCCTGCTCGACCGCGCCAAGCAGATGGTGATGCTGGAAAGCGACCGGCCGCATGTGCTGCGTGAGATGATCTATGTCTGCCGGCCCGGCGGCATCATCTCCGTGCCCGGTGTCTATAGCGGCCTCTCCGACATGCTGCCGATGGGCGCCTTCATGAACAAGGGCCTGACGATGCGCACCGGCCAGACCCACGTCAACCGCTGGACCGACGATTTGCTCCGACGCATCGAGGAAGGCGAGATCGATCCGTCGTTCGTCATCACCCACACCGTCCCGCTCGAGCAGGGACCTGAGATGTACCAGGTGTTTCGCGACAAGCGCGATTCCTGCGTCAAAGTCGTGTTGAGGCCCTAA
- a CDS encoding tautomerase family protein, with protein sequence MPLITVSYTTSRQSRSLKADIANAVSELTANILHKDPKVTAIIVKSVEAGDWFAGGQSLADQKLASYWIDIHVTEGTNTKDEKAAYLAAMFKRMAEILGPLHPETYLHVDEVKGDAYGFGGLTQERRYIAGKLEVALKAA encoded by the coding sequence ATGCCCCTGATCACCGTGTCCTACACCACGTCCCGCCAGTCCCGGTCGCTGAAGGCCGACATCGCGAACGCCGTGTCCGAGCTCACCGCAAATATCCTGCACAAGGATCCCAAGGTCACCGCCATCATCGTGAAGTCAGTCGAGGCAGGCGACTGGTTCGCCGGCGGCCAATCGCTCGCCGACCAGAAGCTCGCGAGCTATTGGATCGACATCCACGTCACCGAAGGCACCAACACCAAGGACGAGAAGGCAGCCTATCTCGCCGCCATGTTCAAGCGCATGGCCGAGATCCTGGGACCGCTCCATCCCGAGACCTATCTGCACGTCGACGAGGTCAAGGGCGACGCTTACGGCTTCGGCGGCCTGACCCAGGAGCGGCGCTACATCGCCGGCAAGCTCGAGGTTGCGCTGAAAGCGGCGTGA